Proteins found in one Falsirhodobacter algicola genomic segment:
- a CDS encoding alanine/glycine:cation symporter family protein, translating to MNAAIAVLNSILWDYILIYGLLAVGLFFTLRLGFLQFRHFPEMFRCVTGSAASDRNGISPLQALTVSLASRVGTGNIAGVAVAIYLGGPGAVFWMWMVALVGMATAYAESTLAQLYKVREGTLYRGGPAYYIARGLGLPWLGAIFSVCLILAFGLVFNAVQANSIAQATSEAFGFPTWTVGVGVAAITAIIIFGGIPQIARVAEIVVPFMAGIYLILAVVVLAMNITSVPSALWQIVGGAFGLTQATGGVAGAIAAAALNGIKRGLFSNEAGMGSAPNIAAAARPDPHHPSSQGFVQALGVFIDTLLVCTATAMMILLADVVEPGNGITGTVLTQNALSVHFGAFGNIFIAVAIFFFAFTSIIGNYAYAENALAYLGGSGRIGLTVLRIAALGMVIWGAVQPVQTVFDLADASMGLMATINLCVIVLLSGTVTVLTRNYLAQRKAGLMPRFHLADAPKLTRGVDRSIWK from the coding sequence ATGAACGCCGCCATCGCTGTCCTGAACTCGATCCTGTGGGACTACATCCTCATCTATGGCTTGCTGGCCGTCGGGCTGTTCTTCACCCTGCGCCTCGGCTTCCTGCAATTTCGGCATTTCCCGGAGATGTTCCGATGCGTGACCGGATCGGCGGCATCGGACCGCAACGGCATTTCCCCATTGCAGGCGCTGACGGTCAGCCTCGCATCGCGCGTGGGGACGGGCAACATCGCAGGTGTGGCGGTCGCGATCTATCTGGGCGGGCCGGGCGCGGTGTTCTGGATGTGGATGGTCGCGCTGGTGGGCATGGCCACGGCCTATGCCGAAAGCACCCTCGCCCAACTCTACAAGGTGCGTGAGGGGACGCTCTATCGCGGCGGGCCTGCCTATTACATCGCGCGCGGCCTTGGGCTGCCGTGGCTGGGGGCGATCTTCTCGGTCTGTCTGATCCTTGCCTTCGGCCTCGTGTTCAACGCGGTGCAGGCGAACTCCATCGCGCAGGCCACGAGCGAGGCGTTCGGCTTTCCGACTTGGACGGTCGGTGTCGGCGTCGCCGCTATCACGGCGATCATCATCTTCGGCGGCATCCCCCAGATCGCCCGCGTGGCCGAAATCGTGGTGCCCTTCATGGCAGGCATCTACCTGATCCTCGCGGTTGTGGTCCTTGCGATGAACATCACGTCGGTGCCCAGCGCGTTGTGGCAGATCGTGGGCGGTGCCTTCGGGCTGACGCAGGCCACGGGCGGCGTGGCCGGTGCCATCGCGGCTGCCGCACTGAACGGGATCAAGCGGGGCCTCTTCTCGAACGAGGCGGGTATGGGCTCGGCCCCCAACATCGCGGCCGCCGCCCGTCCGGACCCGCACCACCCCTCCAGCCAAGGCTTCGTGCAGGCGCTGGGCGTCTTCATCGACACGCTGCTCGTCTGCACGGCCACGGCGATGATGATCCTTCTGGCCGATGTCGTCGAACCCGGCAACGGCATCACCGGCACCGTCCTGACGCAAAACGCGCTGAGCGTGCATTTCGGCGCCTTCGGCAACATCTTCATCGCCGTTGCGATCTTCTTCTTCGCCTTCACCTCCATCATCGGCAACTACGCCTATGCCGAAAACGCGCTTGCCTACCTTGGGGGCAGCGGGCGCATCGGGCTGACGGTGCTGCGGATCGCTGCGCTTGGCATGGTGATCTGGGGCGCGGTGCAGCCCGTGCAGACGGTGTTCGATCTGGCCGATGCCTCGATGGGGCTGATGGCGACGATCAACCTCTGCGTGATCGTCCTTCTGTCGGGGACGGTGACGGTGCTGACGCGCAACTACCTTGCCCAGCGCAAGGCGGGGCTGATGCCGCGCTTCCATCTGGCCGATGCGCCGAAACTGACGCGGGGCGTCGATCGCAGCATCTGGAAATAG
- a CDS encoding Ku protein — MASRAVWKGQIRLSLVSIPVEIHSATQPGARVSFRQIHGPSGKRVRYEKTVAGLGAVKASDILKGYELGDDEYLLLKPEEIEAIRLETRKTLELVQFVDYDAIPPLYYDKPYYVVPTDDLAEDAYRVVRDALRKARRVGLGQLTMRGKEYLCALRPCGDGLLMETLHYADEIRKADPLFAGIEDAPADEELLAVATQLIDRKTGPFEADRFTDHYDKALRELIEARRRNRKTPRTSAEDDAAPTKGSNVVDLMEALRASLDTPGGKKPAKKPRKTPAKRGTKAS; from the coding sequence ATGGCATCGCGTGCGGTCTGGAAAGGGCAGATACGTCTGTCGCTCGTCTCCATCCCGGTGGAGATTCACAGCGCGACCCAGCCGGGGGCGCGCGTTTCGTTCCGGCAGATCCACGGCCCCAGCGGCAAGCGCGTCCGCTATGAAAAGACCGTGGCCGGGCTGGGGGCCGTCAAGGCGTCCGACATCCTGAAGGGGTACGAGCTGGGGGATGACGAATACCTCCTGCTGAAACCCGAAGAGATCGAGGCCATCCGCCTGGAAACGCGCAAGACGCTGGAACTGGTGCAGTTCGTCGATTACGACGCGATCCCCCCGCTCTATTACGACAAACCCTACTACGTCGTCCCGACCGACGATCTGGCCGAAGATGCCTACCGTGTCGTGCGCGATGCGCTGCGCAAGGCGCGCCGGGTCGGGCTTGGCCAACTGACGATGCGGGGGAAGGAGTATCTCTGCGCCCTGCGTCCCTGCGGCGACGGCCTCCTGATGGAAACGCTGCATTACGCCGATGAGATCCGAAAGGCCGATCCGCTTTTTGCGGGCATCGAGGACGCCCCCGCAGATGAGGAGCTTCTGGCCGTCGCGACCCAGCTCATCGATCGCAAGACCGGCCCCTTCGAGGCGGACCGCTTCACCGATCATTACGACAAGGCCCTGCGCGAACTGATCGAGGCGCGGCGCCGCAACCGCAAGACCCCGCGCACCAGCGCCGAGGATGACGCCGCCCCGACCAAGGGCAGCAATGTCGTCGATCTGATGGAGGCGCTTCGGGCCAGCCTCGATACCCCCGGCGGCAAGAAGCCCGCGAAGAAACCGCGCAAGACCCCGGCAAAGCGCGGCACCAAGGCGTCCTGA
- a CDS encoding alpha-amylase family glycosyl hydrolase, which yields MARPARYEPLSDKIDRDWWRGAMIYQVYVRSFRDTNGDGIGDLRGVLEGLDHIAGLGVDAIWLSPFYKSPQKDFGYDITDFRLVDPTAGTMDDFMSLLQAAHERGLKLLLDFIPCHTSDEHPWFRESRQSCDNPKADWYVWADKARDGCAPNNWLSSFGGPAWEWEPRRAQYYYHPFLKEQPALNLHNPEVMDHLLAEMRFWTDLGIDGFRIDAAQCVSWDRDLRSNPPVGREGSNALIGGGPTNPFGAQHHIFDRHAEGSDDIFRRLRTFAEAEDVVLIGEIADIDTIRHASDFTQEGERLHAVYDFGLINCRPDVDAITGQLHRREEFLGNGWLYNVFTNHDSTRAVSNLTHFAIGEHRVAAAKMLLFMQMTLKGGGVIFQGEELGLPHPKLAYEDMVDPWAKAFWPTFEGRDGARTPFPWTDEEPYGGFSTVKPWLPMPAEHLPLSVARQDGQEGSVMQFLADFTKWRKDSDLLRLGTEAMSQGERAPIISWRRRHEEEEMRFLVNFSTDTAFMPLDAEWHLVPAPGCVTTRGDHGVSLDALQFAIARREPGTDPEADRSDHATKEGIMSDDKPKDVPTKDDVRPAGPGQMKNPPETWKKEDEESDESFPASDPPANY from the coding sequence TCGACCGCGACTGGTGGCGCGGCGCGATGATCTATCAGGTCTATGTCCGCAGCTTTCGCGACACGAACGGCGATGGGATCGGCGATCTGCGCGGCGTTCTGGAGGGGTTGGACCATATCGCGGGCCTCGGGGTCGATGCGATCTGGCTCTCGCCGTTCTACAAATCGCCGCAAAAGGATTTCGGCTACGACATCACCGATTTCCGGCTGGTCGATCCGACGGCGGGGACAATGGACGATTTCATGTCCCTCTTGCAGGCGGCGCATGAACGGGGGTTGAAGTTGCTGCTCGATTTCATTCCCTGCCACACCTCGGACGAACATCCGTGGTTCCGGGAAAGTCGCCAAAGCTGCGACAACCCCAAGGCCGATTGGTATGTCTGGGCCGACAAGGCGCGCGACGGGTGCGCCCCGAACAACTGGCTGTCCTCGTTCGGTGGCCCGGCATGGGAATGGGAGCCGCGCCGCGCGCAATACTACTACCACCCGTTCTTGAAGGAGCAGCCGGCGCTGAACCTTCACAATCCCGAGGTGATGGATCATCTTCTGGCCGAGATGCGGTTCTGGACCGATCTCGGGATCGATGGGTTCCGCATCGACGCCGCGCAATGCGTCAGTTGGGACCGGGACTTGCGCTCGAACCCGCCGGTCGGGCGCGAGGGGTCCAACGCCCTGATCGGCGGCGGGCCGACCAATCCCTTCGGCGCGCAGCACCACATCTTCGACCGGCATGCCGAAGGCAGCGACGACATCTTCCGCCGTCTGCGCACATTCGCCGAGGCCGAGGATGTCGTCCTGATCGGGGAGATCGCCGATATCGACACCATCCGCCACGCCTCGGACTTCACGCAAGAAGGGGAGCGGCTGCATGCCGTCTACGATTTCGGGCTGATCAACTGCCGCCCGGATGTGGATGCCATCACCGGACAGTTGCACCGGCGCGAGGAGTTTCTAGGCAATGGTTGGCTCTATAATGTGTTCACCAACCACGACTCCACGCGCGCGGTCAGCAACCTGACGCATTTCGCCATCGGCGAGCATCGGGTGGCGGCGGCGAAGATGTTGCTCTTCATGCAGATGACGCTGAAGGGCGGGGGTGTGATCTTTCAGGGCGAGGAATTGGGCCTGCCGCACCCCAAACTCGCCTATGAGGATATGGTGGACCCGTGGGCCAAGGCGTTCTGGCCCACCTTCGAGGGGCGGGACGGTGCCCGCACGCCCTTCCCATGGACGGATGAGGAACCCTATGGCGGCTTTTCCACCGTCAAACCATGGCTGCCGATGCCGGCCGAGCATCTGCCGCTGTCGGTCGCGCGGCAGGATGGGCAGGAGGGCTCCGTCATGCAGTTCCTTGCCGATTTCACCAAATGGCGGAAGGACAGCGATCTTCTGCGCCTTGGAACCGAGGCGATGTCGCAGGGCGAACGCGCGCCGATCATCAGTTGGCGCCGCCGACACGAAGAGGAGGAGATGCGCTTTCTCGTCAATTTCAGCACCGATACGGCGTTCATGCCGTTGGATGCGGAATGGCACCTCGTTCCGGCCCCCGGCTGCGTGACGACGCGCGGCGATCATGGGGTCAGCCTCGATGCGCTGCAATTCGCCATCGCCCGGCGCGAACCGGGAACCGATCCCGAGGCGGATCGTTCTGATCATGCAACGAAGGAGGGCATCATGTCCGATGACAAGCCGAAAGACGTGCCGACCAAGGACGACGTTCGTCCCGCCGGCCCGGGCCAGATGAAAAATCCGCCCGAGACGTGGAAGAAGGAAGACGAGGAAAGCGACGAGTCCTTCCCCGCAAGCGATCCCCCCGCGAACTACTGA
- the ligD gene encoding DNA ligase D — protein sequence MDPLDTYRRMRDFAATPEPSGTGGVSAGPALRYGVQMHDATRLHWDLRLEWRGALLSWAVTRGPSLDPADKRLAVRTEDHPLDYLTFEGTIPKGQYGAGTVMLWDIGWWQPYHDVADGLAKGHLHFALHGRRAGGGYSLIRMKGKRQGDAKRENWLLIKEDDAAADPEAKHFAAPDARSVATNRTLEQIGNNAPALPFGPRRRHAMPAFHEPQLATAVDTPPTGAEWLHEVKLDGYRALIGLGKDGVRIFTRSGLDWSDRFAELLPPLADLPCDAALIDAEIVAGAGLQGFSALQAAIKAGGPFQVYAFDLLSLNGASLTGQPLTKRRAALERLLAKAPPRGPVRPSPVLGGAAQDALAAICAAGGEGLVSKLAQAPYRSGRGTSWQKTKCIRRAEFLICGWMPSDKRGRTFASLLLATAEGGGLVYRGKVGTGFDTVAQEDIMARLAPLARKSPPLSAPRAEVRGAKWVDPQLAAEILHAELTSDGRLRHARFVALREDKAPEDIALDPPVEVQMDHGTRPRIAGIGISHPDRLLFPKPRITKQALAEYHEAMADRLLPTLKDRPAALLRLPEGLDGERFFQKHPGKGFPDAIRSVRVPQADGSAADHMCITDTAGLVAAVQMGTVEFHPWGARRDRLDRPERLVFDLDPDEALGFARVREAALHVRDRLADLGLPSWAMVTGGKGVHVIVPLRRTASWQTAKIFAQLFATLLAEDAPGAYTASMSKAQRKGRIFVDWLRNERGATAVAPFSVRARPGAPVAVPVAWDELRRLRRANGFSMKAAQTRSWADLDVPEPAGLNKDVLARLERK from the coding sequence ATGGACCCGCTGGACACCTACCGCCGGATGCGCGACTTCGCCGCGACGCCGGAGCCTTCGGGCACGGGTGGGGTGTCCGCGGGGCCAGCCCTGCGCTACGGCGTTCAGATGCATGATGCAACGCGCCTGCATTGGGATCTGCGGCTGGAATGGCGCGGCGCCCTTCTGAGCTGGGCCGTGACGCGGGGGCCGTCGCTGGATCCGGCAGACAAACGCCTTGCCGTGCGGACCGAGGATCACCCCCTCGATTACCTGACCTTCGAAGGGACCATCCCCAAGGGCCAATATGGCGCCGGAACCGTGATGCTGTGGGATATCGGCTGGTGGCAGCCCTATCACGACGTGGCCGATGGGCTGGCCAAGGGGCATCTGCATTTCGCGCTGCATGGGCGGCGCGCGGGGGGCGGGTATTCCCTGATCCGCATGAAGGGAAAGCGGCAGGGCGATGCCAAGCGCGAGAATTGGCTGTTGATCAAGGAGGACGATGCCGCAGCGGACCCCGAGGCCAAGCATTTCGCCGCGCCGGATGCCCGCAGTGTGGCCACGAACCGCACATTGGAACAGATAGGGAACAACGCCCCGGCCCTGCCCTTCGGCCCCAGACGTCGCCATGCGATGCCCGCCTTTCACGAACCGCAACTTGCCACCGCCGTCGATACGCCCCCCACGGGTGCGGAATGGCTGCACGAGGTGAAGCTCGATGGCTATCGCGCGCTGATCGGCCTTGGAAAGGACGGGGTGCGCATCTTCACGCGCAGCGGCCTCGATTGGTCGGACCGCTTTGCCGAACTGCTGCCCCCGCTGGCCGACCTGCCCTGCGATGCCGCCCTGATCGACGCGGAGATCGTGGCCGGTGCCGGATTGCAGGGGTTTTCCGCATTGCAGGCCGCGATCAAGGCGGGCGGTCCGTTTCAGGTCTATGCCTTCGATCTTCTGTCGCTGAACGGGGCCTCCCTGACCGGCCAACCGCTGACGAAACGCCGCGCAGCCTTGGAGCGTCTTTTGGCGAAGGCTCCGCCCCGTGGGCCGGTTCGCCCGTCGCCCGTCCTTGGCGGCGCGGCACAGGACGCGCTGGCCGCCATCTGCGCGGCAGGCGGCGAAGGGCTAGTCTCGAAGCTGGCGCAGGCCCCCTATCGCAGCGGGCGCGGCACGTCATGGCAAAAGACGAAATGCATCCGCCGGGCGGAGTTCCTGATCTGCGGCTGGATGCCTTCGGACAAACGCGGGCGCACCTTCGCCTCGCTGCTCCTCGCCACGGCCGAAGGGGGCGGCCTCGTCTATCGCGGCAAGGTCGGAACGGGGTTCGACACGGTCGCGCAGGAGGACATCATGGCCCGCCTCGCCCCCCTTGCCCGCAAAAGCCCGCCCCTCAGCGCCCCGAGGGCCGAGGTGCGGGGCGCGAAATGGGTCGATCCGCAGCTTGCGGCCGAAATCCTGCATGCCGAACTGACGAGCGATGGCCGCTTGCGCCATGCCCGCTTCGTTGCCCTGCGCGAGGACAAAGCCCCAGAAGACATCGCCCTCGATCCCCCCGTGGAGGTTCAGATGGATCACGGCACCCGCCCCCGGATCGCCGGCATCGGCATCAGCCACCCAGACCGCCTGCTGTTCCCCAAACCCCGCATCACGAAACAGGCCCTTGCCGAATATCACGAGGCGATGGCCGACCGCCTCCTTCCCACCCTCAAGGACCGCCCCGCCGCCCTTTTGCGCCTGCCCGAGGGGCTGGACGGGGAACGGTTCTTTCAGAAGCATCCGGGCAAGGGCTTTCCCGATGCCATCCGCAGCGTCCGCGTGCCCCAAGCCGATGGAAGCGCCGCCGACCATATGTGCATTACCGATACGGCGGGGCTCGTGGCCGCCGTTCAGATGGGCACCGTGGAGTTTCACCCATGGGGCGCCCGGCGCGATCGGCTGGACCGGCCCGAGCGGCTGGTCTTCGACCTCGACCCCGACGAAGCGCTCGGTTTCGCCCGCGTCCGCGAGGCCGCGCTGCATGTGCGGGACCGGCTGGCCGATCTGGGGCTGCCCTCATGGGCGATGGTGACGGGGGGCAAGGGGGTGCATGTCATCGTTCCCCTGCGCCGCACCGCAAGCTGGCAGACGGCGAAGATCTTCGCCCAGCTTTTCGCGACGCTTCTGGCCGAGGATGCTCCGGGCGCCTACACCGCCAGCATGTCGAAGGCCCAGCGCAAGGGGCGGATCTTCGTCGACTGGCTGCGGAACGAACGTGGGGCGACGGCGGTAGCCCCCTTCTCGGTCCGGGCACGGCCCGGCGCGCCGGTCGCGGTCCCCGTCGCATGGGATGAATTGCGTCGTCTGCGCCGGGCGAACGGGTTTTCGATGAAGGCCGCGCAAACGCGCAGCTGGGCCGATCTGGACGTGCCGGAGCCTGCGGGGCTGAACAAGGACGTTCTGGCGCGGCTCGAACGAAAATAG